Below is a window of Deltaproteobacteria bacterium DNA.
CCGGTGCCGAGCAGGGCGTCGATGACCAAATCGAGCTTGGGAAGAAGTTCTGGTTCGTATTCTGGCAGATAGGCGCATGAAACGCCCATTTTTTCGGCTAGTTGGAGATGATAGGCGGAGTCGTTTGTGTATTCATGGCGATGCCTGGCGTGCAGGATCAGGGTTTTGACCCCATGATTGAACAGATGCCGGGCCAGGGCGAATCCGTCTCCACCATTGTTTCCAGGGCCGGCGAAGATGATGGCCGATTTGCCTCGGAGTGGACCGAATGTTGTTTTGAGGACATGCAGGGCGTCGCGGCTGGCGTTTTCCATGAGGATTTTTCCGGACAGGCCGAATTCGGCGATGGTCAGCTTGTCCCAGTGGGCCATTTCCTCGGGCGTGGGCAGGGGAGTGAACATGCTTTATCCTATTGTTCCAGGATGACGACAGCCACGGCGTTGTCCTTGCCGTGAGAAATGCTGACGAACTGGGTTTTTACATTCATGCGCGTGCGGTGGCGCAGGGCGTGGCCATGGAAGGCAAGACACGGCTTGCCGGCGGGATCGTTCAGGATTTCGATGTCGTGCAGCGAAATGCCCTGGGTGAATCCCGTGCCCAGAGCCTTGACCGCCGCTTCCTTGGCCGCGAACCGACCGGCGAGAAAGGGAATGGGGTTCGCCGGGACCAAGGCCGACTCGGCCGGAGTCAGGATGCGGCTTTTGAAGCGCTCGCCGAATTTTTCCAGGCTGCGCGTGATCCGCGTGAGTTCGACAATATCTATGCCAAG
It encodes the following:
- a CDS encoding holo-[acyl-carrier-protein] synthase, encoding MIVGLGIDIVELTRITRSLEKFGERFKSRILTPAESALVPANPIPFLAGRFAAKEAAVKALGTGFTQGISLHDIEILNDPAGKPCLAFHGHALRHRTRMNVKTQFVSISHGKDNAVAVVILEQ